In Desulfovibrio sp. 86, the following proteins share a genomic window:
- a CDS encoding Ppx/GppA phosphatase family protein, producing the protein MKLHTVAAMDVGSNAIRCLISDVSELGPDKPVKKSAYLRIPVRLGADVFTSGRISDARQHMFLEAMTAFVHLMRAYGVDHYRICATSAMRDAANGPALISSVSRATGLEISIISGVEEAEILFEANTFSAWTEPDETALYVDVGGGSTEIIAVKNNTLLEAQSFQVGTLRMLAQVVAPEEWLRLDAHLARMAETYKPRQIIASGGNINKAAKLLDKKEGKPASRAELQALYEDLRNLPYADRMARYRLNQYRADVIVPALEIFLTVAARSGAGRFIIPKVGLVDGMVRHMCFYGGAEQARQPPAPSFRDIP; encoded by the coding sequence ATGAAACTGCACACCGTTGCCGCCATGGACGTGGGATCCAATGCCATCCGCTGCCTTATCAGCGACGTTTCTGAGCTGGGGCCGGACAAGCCCGTCAAAAAAAGCGCCTACCTGCGCATCCCCGTACGCCTTGGAGCCGACGTTTTCACCAGCGGCCGCATCTCCGACGCCAGACAGCACATGTTTCTCGAAGCCATGACGGCCTTTGTGCACCTCATGCGGGCCTACGGCGTGGATCACTACCGCATCTGCGCCACCAGCGCCATGCGCGACGCCGCCAACGGCCCGGCCCTCATCAGCAGCGTGAGCCGCGCCACAGGGCTTGAGATTTCCATCATCTCCGGTGTGGAGGAGGCAGAAATCCTCTTTGAGGCCAATACCTTCTCCGCCTGGACAGAACCGGACGAAACCGCGCTCTATGTGGACGTGGGCGGCGGCAGCACCGAAATCATCGCCGTGAAAAACAACACCCTGTTGGAGGCCCAGTCCTTTCAGGTGGGCACGCTGCGCATGCTGGCCCAGGTTGTTGCGCCGGAGGAATGGCTGCGCCTTGACGCCCACCTGGCGCGCATGGCCGAAACCTACAAGCCGCGCCAGATCATCGCCTCTGGCGGCAACATCAACAAGGCCGCCAAGCTGCTGGACAAAAAAGAGGGCAAACCCGCCAGCCGCGCAGAACTGCAAGCCCTGTACGAAGACCTGCGCAACCTGCCCTATGCCGACCGCATGGCGCGCTACCGCCTCAACCAGTACAGGGCGGACGTCATCGTGCCCGCGCTGGAGATATTTCTCACAGTGGCGGCCAGGTCAGGCGCGGGCAGGTTCATCATCCCCAAGGTGGGCCTCGTGGACGGCATGGTCAGACACATGTGCTTCTACGGCGGAGCCGAGCAGGCCCGCCAGCCCCCTGCACCCTCATTTAGGGATATCCCCTGA
- the ppk1 gene encoding polyphosphate kinase 1, whose product MKDSGKMNNRELSWLCFNERILQEARDPSNPLVQRLRFLGIFSSNQDEFIKVRVASLARLSRSREPGKILLMGGLSPQEALQRVNSSVAKGQAAFRETYKSIVAAMQEQGIRVRNETQLTPGQEKFCRDYFAQVINPQLVPLMLTKSANLPFLQDSHIYHAVKMQPASGNKNRYAILRIPVNAECPRFVEMPSPAGCSDIIFVDDIIRLCLNDIFFMFNYDAISAYTFKVMRDAELTLDDDVSKSLIEKMEEGLEHRLRGRPVRLIYDQAMPQDLLNLLASKLHLKSGELDPGARYHMMRSLMNFPRVRPDLENRVMPPLEHPDIKPFSSILKVVKKKDILLHFPYHTFNHVVDFLCEAAIDPKVTDISISLYRTADHSRVINALVNAAQNGKKVTVFVELMARFDEERNVRTIDILHQAGVCIIHGLRDLKVHSKLLLVERTEGRKKTGYVYIGTGNFNEDTARLYSDVGLLSANQRLAEDARSIFNFLGASHKPMVSKDLVVAPHNMRSVFSRHIEAEIRNARAGKPAYIYAKLNSLTDESMINLLYRAGKAGVEVRLIVRGACCLKPQQPGLSENIWAISIVDKFLEHARIIIFCNNDAEKVFISSADWMPRNLDRRLEVAAPIYCPQLAQTLRDIFAIQWSDNIKARVLADTCANSYHSGLASIPCRSQTMLHDYYRHKAHLHGGVKPVHQTAPASMAPYSVPAAAPAATGTPAACGE is encoded by the coding sequence ATGAAAGACAGTGGCAAGATGAACAACAGGGAGTTGAGCTGGTTGTGCTTTAACGAGCGCATACTGCAGGAAGCCCGCGACCCGTCCAATCCTCTCGTGCAGCGGCTGCGCTTTCTGGGTATTTTCTCCAGCAATCAGGACGAATTTATCAAGGTGCGCGTGGCCTCGCTGGCGCGTCTTTCACGCAGCCGCGAACCCGGAAAAATACTGCTCATGGGCGGCCTCAGCCCGCAGGAGGCCCTGCAACGCGTCAACAGCAGCGTGGCCAAAGGGCAGGCCGCCTTCCGCGAAACGTATAAAAGCATCGTTGCCGCCATGCAGGAGCAGGGCATACGGGTGCGCAACGAAACTCAGCTCACCCCTGGGCAGGAAAAATTTTGCCGCGACTATTTCGCCCAGGTCATCAATCCGCAGCTGGTTCCCCTCATGCTGACCAAGAGCGCCAACCTGCCCTTTCTTCAGGACAGTCACATATACCACGCCGTCAAAATGCAGCCCGCCAGCGGCAACAAGAACCGCTATGCCATACTGCGCATTCCGGTCAACGCCGAGTGCCCGCGCTTTGTTGAAATGCCCTCGCCAGCCGGGTGCAGCGACATCATCTTTGTGGACGACATCATCCGCCTTTGCCTCAACGACATCTTTTTCATGTTCAACTACGACGCCATTTCGGCCTATACCTTCAAGGTCATGCGCGACGCGGAGCTGACCCTTGACGACGACGTGTCCAAAAGCCTCATTGAAAAAATGGAAGAAGGGCTGGAACACAGGCTGCGCGGCCGTCCTGTGCGGCTCATCTATGACCAGGCCATGCCCCAGGACCTGCTGAACCTGCTGGCGTCAAAGCTCCACCTCAAGAGCGGCGAGCTTGACCCCGGCGCGCGCTACCACATGATGCGCAGCCTCATGAACTTTCCCCGCGTGCGCCCCGACCTTGAAAACCGCGTCATGCCGCCGCTGGAACACCCGGACATCAAACCCTTTTCCAGCATTCTCAAGGTAGTGAAGAAAAAGGACATCCTGCTGCACTTTCCCTACCACACCTTCAATCATGTGGTGGATTTTCTCTGCGAGGCCGCCATTGACCCCAAGGTCACGGATATTTCCATAAGCCTGTACCGCACGGCCGACCATTCGCGCGTCATCAACGCCCTGGTCAACGCTGCCCAGAACGGCAAGAAGGTCACGGTATTCGTGGAGCTCATGGCCCGCTTTGACGAGGAGCGCAACGTCAGGACCATCGACATCCTGCACCAGGCGGGCGTATGTATCATTCACGGGCTGCGGGACCTCAAGGTACACAGCAAGCTCCTGCTGGTTGAACGTACCGAGGGCCGTAAAAAAACGGGCTATGTCTACATAGGCACAGGCAATTTCAATGAGGACACGGCCCGGCTCTACAGCGACGTGGGCCTGCTGAGCGCCAACCAGCGCCTTGCCGAGGACGCGCGCAGCATTTTCAATTTTCTTGGGGCCTCGCACAAGCCCATGGTCAGCAAGGATCTGGTGGTGGCCCCGCACAACATGCGCAGCGTTTTTTCGCGGCATATCGAGGCGGAAATACGCAATGCCCGCGCGGGCAAACCGGCCTACATCTACGCCAAACTCAACAGCCTGACCGACGAGAGCATGATCAACCTGCTCTACAGGGCGGGCAAGGCCGGGGTGGAGGTGCGCCTTATCGTGCGCGGCGCGTGCTGCTTAAAACCCCAGCAGCCCGGCCTCAGCGAGAACATCTGGGCCATCAGCATCGTGGACAAATTTTTGGAACACGCCAGAATCATCATCTTCTGCAACAATGACGCGGAAAAGGTCTTTATTTCCAGCGCGGACTGGATGCCCAGAAACCTCGACAGAAGGCTTGAGGTGGCCGCCCCCATATACTGCCCGCAACTGGCCCAGACCCTCAGGGACATCTTTGCCATCCAGTGGTCGGACAACATCAAGGCCCGCGTGCTTGCCGACACCTGCGCCAACAGCTATCATTCGGGGCTTGCCTCCATTCCCTGCCGGTCGCAGACCATGCTGCACGACTATTACCGCCACAAGGCCCACCTGCATGGCGGCGTAAAACCGGTGCACCAGACAGCGCCCGCCTCCATGGCGCCATACTCCGTCCCCGCTGCAGCGCCTGCCGCTACGGGCACTCCAGCCGCCTGCGGAGAGTAA
- a CDS encoding asparaginase: MSPSPRVNANCSESGALPQVALLATGGTIAGVADTPLEQISYQAGVLSVECMLESLPGIEGVARIASRQCGNLPSEDMRPCHWAKLGRDCAQALEDETMCGVVLTHGTDTLEESAFYLHLTMSSPKPVVLTGAMRPATSLSADGPINIRDAVAVAACPQARGRGALIVMNGRIISARTAVKAGTLDVEAFRALESGLLGRVINGRPVFYHSGEDGPVLAGTYAAHAGQDHLPRVDVLYACAGMPLDATLFSLERSSGLVVAGMGNGSMPSDIRKALNMAVKEGKPVVRASRTGGAPVTDLEEYAAFIASGMLSTPKARVLLMLALAEAERQGARDPEARMASVRRAFTHCREV; the protein is encoded by the coding sequence ATGAGTCCTAGCCCACGTGTGAATGCCAATTGTTCTGAATCCGGCGCGTTGCCCCAGGTGGCCCTGCTGGCCACGGGAGGCACCATTGCCGGGGTGGCGGACACCCCCCTGGAGCAGATAAGCTATCAGGCCGGCGTGCTGTCCGTGGAGTGCATGCTGGAAAGCCTGCCCGGCATTGAGGGGGTGGCGCGTATCGCCAGCCGCCAGTGCGGCAACCTGCCCAGCGAGGACATGCGCCCCTGCCACTGGGCCAAACTTGGGCGCGACTGCGCCCAGGCCCTTGAAGACGAAACCATGTGCGGTGTTGTGCTTACCCACGGCACCGACACCCTTGAAGAATCGGCCTTCTATCTGCACCTGACCATGAGCAGTCCCAAGCCTGTGGTGCTCACGGGGGCCATGCGTCCGGCCACCTCTCTCAGCGCGGACGGCCCCATCAATATAAGGGACGCCGTGGCCGTGGCCGCCTGCCCGCAGGCGCGGGGGCGCGGGGCGCTTATCGTCATGAACGGGCGCATCATTTCGGCCCGCACGGCGGTCAAGGCCGGAACGCTGGATGTGGAAGCCTTTCGCGCTCTGGAATCCGGCCTGCTTGGGCGCGTAATCAATGGGCGGCCCGTCTTCTATCACAGCGGTGAGGACGGCCCTGTCCTGGCCGGAACCTACGCCGCCCATGCCGGACAGGACCATCTGCCGCGCGTGGATGTGCTGTACGCCTGCGCGGGCATGCCGCTGGACGCCACGCTCTTTTCTCTGGAGCGCTCGTCCGGGCTGGTCGTTGCGGGCATGGGCAACGGCTCCATGCCGTCAGATATCCGCAAGGCCCTGAATATGGCCGTCAAGGAGGGCAAACCCGTGGTGCGCGCCAGCCGCACGGGGGGCGCTCCGGTGACGGATCTTGAAGAATATGCGGCGTTCATCGCGTCGGGCATGCTTTCAACGCCCAAGGCGCGGGTGCTGCTCATGCTGGCCCTGGCCGAGGCAGAACGTCAGGGGGCGCGCGACCCGGAAGCGCGGATGGCCAGCGTGCGCCGCGCCTTCACGCACTGCCGCGAGGTATAA
- a CDS encoding MFS transporter yields the protein MDKKKISLVSLGHLSCDVNGGALPAVLPFLRTHYGLSYQATGGLMFAYSCLSSIIQPLFGLMADKLSKPWLIPLGVLLAGVGLTAVGFMSSYWAIFAAIGVSGVGAALFHPEGARFANKVSGESKGTGMSIFSIGGNAGFVVGPLLATFFLSMFGMPGMAIFGLLATVMASILLLLIMRMVAPEAAAAAQRTAEAAYGQPKGAKDAQPAQTTDGKAKPGEDAALPNNWREFSKLTGAIITRSILFIGFNTFIPLYWVSGFGQSKAAGAVALTVFCTFGVMSNILGGVLADKYGFRAIVRLAFALVTPVVLAFSLMPNLYAAYAMLPLLGFVLYVPFSSLVVLGQTYLARNIGFASGVTLGLATSLGGVFAPVLGWVADNYGLPRTFQCLAVVALVGAIFAFTLRKTEEKKKARTAA from the coding sequence ATGGACAAAAAAAAGATATCACTTGTGTCACTGGGGCATCTGTCCTGCGACGTAAACGGCGGGGCTCTCCCCGCTGTTCTGCCCTTTTTGCGCACACATTACGGACTGTCGTATCAGGCCACGGGCGGGCTGATGTTCGCATACTCCTGCCTTTCGTCCATCATTCAGCCGCTCTTCGGCCTCATGGCGGACAAGCTCTCCAAGCCCTGGCTTATTCCGCTGGGCGTGCTTCTGGCGGGCGTCGGCCTGACTGCCGTTGGCTTCATGTCCAGCTACTGGGCCATTTTCGCGGCCATTGGCGTCAGCGGCGTGGGCGCGGCGCTCTTTCATCCCGAAGGCGCGCGTTTTGCCAACAAGGTGTCCGGCGAAAGCAAGGGCACGGGCATGAGCATTTTTTCCATCGGCGGCAACGCGGGCTTTGTGGTAGGCCCCCTGCTGGCCACATTTTTTCTGAGCATGTTCGGCATGCCGGGCATGGCCATCTTCGGCCTGCTGGCTACGGTCATGGCCTCTATTCTTCTGCTGCTCATCATGCGCATGGTCGCGCCCGAAGCGGCGGCGGCGGCGCAACGAACCGCTGAGGCGGCCTACGGGCAACCCAAGGGCGCTAAAGATGCGCAGCCCGCCCAGACCACAGACGGCAAGGCAAAACCCGGCGAAGATGCCGCGCTGCCAAATAACTGGCGCGAATTTTCAAAGCTCACCGGAGCCATCATTACCCGCTCCATCCTTTTTATCGGTTTTAACACCTTTATTCCCCTGTACTGGGTGAGCGGTTTTGGCCAGAGCAAGGCCGCCGGAGCCGTGGCCCTGACCGTCTTCTGCACGTTCGGCGTCATGAGCAACATACTTGGCGGCGTTCTGGCCGACAAATATGGCTTCCGGGCCATCGTGCGCCTGGCATTCGCCCTGGTCACGCCCGTTGTGCTGGCTTTCAGCCTGATGCCCAATCTTTACGCCGCCTATGCCATGCTGCCGCTGCTGGGCTTTGTTCTCTACGTGCCCTTCAGTTCGCTGGTCGTGCTTGGGCAGACGTACCTTGCCCGAAATATCGGCTTTGCCTCTGGCGTGACGCTGGGCCTGGCCACGAGCCTGGGCGGCGTGTTCGCGCCTGTGCTCGGCTGGGTGGCCGACAATTACGGCCTGCCGCGCACCTTCCAGTGCCTGGCTGTGGTGGCCTTGGTGGGCGCCATATTTGCCTTTACCCTGCGAAAGACTGAAGAAAAGAAAAAAGCTCGCACGGCGGCATAA
- a CDS encoding GNAT family N-acetyltransferase gives MNICNFNAQPTPARTPADYAACADIWLEASLLAHDFVDPALWTAQREAMARHYLPASQVTLFRHADRPIAFAAVCRPDDEDLLAALFVAPAFWRKGFGSALLRHVQRGRARLRLDVYRANTGALAFYQSMGFAPVGESLCGHTGQPQIAMLWTAPALPQEKGL, from the coding sequence ATGAACATCTGTAACTTCAACGCCCAGCCCACGCCAGCCCGAACTCCGGCGGATTACGCGGCCTGCGCGGATATCTGGCTGGAGGCGTCCCTGCTGGCGCACGACTTTGTAGACCCGGCGCTGTGGACTGCGCAGCGTGAAGCCATGGCGCGGCACTATCTGCCCGCATCGCAGGTGACGCTTTTTCGGCATGCTGACCGCCCCATTGCCTTTGCCGCCGTGTGCAGACCTGACGACGAAGACCTGCTTGCCGCGCTTTTCGTGGCTCCGGCCTTCTGGCGCAAGGGATTCGGCAGCGCGCTTCTGCGGCATGTGCAGCGTGGACGTGCCCGGCTGCGGCTTGATGTGTACCGCGCCAATACAGGGGCGCTGGCATTTTACCAAAGCATGGGCTTTGCGCCTGTGGGCGAAAGCCTCTGCGGTCACACCGGGCAGCCGCAAATAGCTATGCTGTGGACAGCGCCCGCACTGCCGCAGGAGAAAGGTTTATAG